Proteins found in one Plasmodium coatneyi strain Hackeri chromosome 10, complete sequence genomic segment:
- a CDS encoding Transporter, with protein MSPSQKSNSGASVGSREGSNNSRGVNLNSGRNRSSQSGNAQYGRNGQANVYSYRMNATSKSWREENEAAAAVGGVTNGGEVNLSTHDNEYDLNFIEKEVCSFSKINNDNSNMNSNATSTNFKEEESSVLNMDMDPDKARSMYIKRLQSTQSSMHLEGNTDIYKEEEFMEMQSGTGKMEDCMYNYKNKRMTKSKHLNNMLEDRMDHQLADEEDGDKEMYNNSFFLSDTMEDELSTDGKKFSFMKKIKMCFNYFGPGWIVAIAYLDPGNLCSNLNVGLIRSPGDSNNLVKDYTGYHLLWILAYGHILGFIFQVLSMKLGHVTGLDLASICYREFDKKYSYLLYFFVQVAIWGAHIQAIVGTFVAINLIFGISVKVAILYTLVEALVYSFLENKSLNLLENVLSVLIGFLAVCFIFNVFMTPINYKEVVYSILYPRIPEGKGFDAMALLGSIISSHVIYLHTNLTSKKKAVIFNDRMLKRYNTLGTVESAGSLFLSCVTNCIIVLTFAEVNINAHDRKDAYNLFTAYEVMKKSFGKISMYIWSFGLLSSGNNSSFMCEYASKSVFEGFLNKKVNTFLRVLSFRFFLFSILYLFLLYDKYSIDQLTNFINLIQVLLLPLAIVPLYRFSIHKNVLGKFALTKYPKFFVFVIVISIIIANLMLTIFDFLQKVPNMYSVCFAIFFSLLYLSFMVFLFKMPITKSYCRLRSSGTFPREK; from the coding sequence ATGAGTCCCTCACAGAAAAGTAACAGCGGTGCGAGTGTCGGCAGCAGGGAAggcagcaacaacagcagggGGGTTAACCTAAATAGTGGCAGAAATAGGTCCTCCCAAAGTGGAAATGCCCAATACGGAAGGAACGGCCAAGCCAACGTGTACAGCTACCGAATGAATGCGACAAGCAAATCTTGGCGGGAAGAAAACGAAGCAGCAGCGGCAGTGGGAGGGGTGACTAATGGAGGAGAAGTAAATCTATCAACGCATGACAATGAGTATGACCTTAATTTTATAGAAAAGGAGGTATGCAGTTTTtccaaaataaataacgaCAATTCAAACATGAATAGTAATGCCACCTCAACgaattttaaagaagaagaatccAGTGTATTAAATATGGATATGGACCCAGACAAGGCTCGtagtatgtatataaaaaggttACAGTCTACGCAATCGAGCATGCACCTGGAAGGAAATActgatatatataaggaggaggaatttATGGAAATGCAAAGTGGAACAGGCAAAATGGAGGACTGTATGTATaactacaaaaataaaagaatgaCAAAAAGTAAACATCTAAATAACATGTTGGAGGATAGAATGGATCACCAGCTAGCCGATGAAGAAGATGGAGACAAAGAAATGTAcaataattcattttttctgtcGGATACTATGGAAGATGAATTAAGCACCGATGgaaagaaattttcctttatgaaaaaaatcaaaatgtGCTTTAACTATTTTGGCCCTGGATGGATTGTAGCAATAGCATATTTGGACCCAGGAAATTTATGTAGCAATTTAAATGTAGGGTTAATTAGATCACCAGGGGATAGTAACAATTTAGTGAAGGATTATACAGGATATCATTTATTGTGGATTTTGGCATATGGTCATATTTTgggttttattttccaagtGTTATCTATGAAGCTAGGACATGTCACAGGGTTAGATTTGGCATCCATATGTTACAGAGAATTTGATAAAAAGTATTCCTACCTATTGTACTTCTTCGTGCAGGTTGCCATATGGGGTGCACACATACAAGCCATTGTAGGTACCTTTGTAGCTATAAATTTGATTTTTGGGATATCGGTCAAGGTAGCTATTTTGTACACCCTAGTAGAAGCATTAGTGTATAGTTTCTTGGAGAATAAAAGTCTTAACCTTTTAGAAAATGTCCTAAGTGTTCTCATTGGATTTCTAGCTGtctgcttcatttttaacgttTTTATGACCCCAATTAATTATAAAGAGGTAGTTTACAGTATTTTGTATCCGAGAATTCCCGAAGGGAAAGGATTTGATGCCATGGCGTTGTTGGGTAGTATCATATCTTCGCATGTAATTTATTTACACACAAATTTAACGTCCAAGAAGAAGGCTGTAATATTTAACGACAGAATGTTAAAAAGGTACAACACATTGGGAACAGTCGAATCGGCCGGTTCGCTATTCCTCTCTTGTGTCACCAACTGCATTATTGTCCTAACCTTTGCAGAGGTTAATATTAACGCACACGATAGGAAAGATGCTTACAACCTTTTCACGGCATACGAAGTGATGAAAAAATCGTTTGGCAAAATttccatgtatatatggtcCTTTGGTTTGCTAAGTAGTGGAAATAACTCCAGCTTCATGTGCGAATATGCATCCAAGTCAGTATTCGAAggatttttaaataaaaaagttaacaCCTTTTTACGAGTACTATCTTTccgcttcttccttttctccattttgtatttattcTTACTATACGATAAGTACAGCATTGATCAGTTGACAAACTTTATTAATCTCATCCAAGTGTTGCTGCTCCCTCTGGCCATTGTCCCTCTCTACCGATTTAgtattcataaaaatgtgttagGAAAATTTGCCTTAACAAAATATcccaaattttttgttttcgttATTGTTATTTCGATAATTATTGCCAACCTGATGTTAACAATTTTTGATTTCCTTCAGAAAGTGCCCAATATGTATTCTGTAtgttttgccatttttttttccctcctttatTTATCCTTCATGGTTTTTCTCTTCAAAATGCCTATTACCAAGAGCTACTGTCGCCTGCGCTCAAGCGGCACGTTCCCAAGGGAGAAGTGA